In Natronomonas halophila, one DNA window encodes the following:
- a CDS encoding SDR family NAD(P)-dependent oxidoreductase: MDLGLDDKTALVTGGAGRIGSEDCRILAEEGAEVVILDVALDKAENVADEIEEDYGGTAHAVECDLTDRDDVAATVDALEEETGGIDILVNNAGMVDARDKVEDFESDIWDRDIAVNLTGAYNITREVYPNMKERGFGRIISMSSMAGWQGGFGQLSYSATKAALIGFGKTLALEGAQHGVTSNVIAPSIVVGQLADLPIEQLEEVDEHFARIAKATPMRKLGKEEDVANLVAYLSSEQSNYITGQVIGVTGGIDLFSF; this comes from the coding sequence ATGGATCTAGGACTCGACGACAAAACCGCCCTCGTAACGGGCGGCGCCGGACGTATCGGAAGCGAAGACTGCCGCATTCTCGCCGAGGAAGGCGCTGAAGTGGTCATCCTCGACGTCGCGCTCGACAAGGCTGAGAACGTCGCCGACGAGATCGAGGAGGATTACGGCGGGACGGCCCACGCCGTCGAATGTGACCTCACCGACCGCGACGACGTCGCCGCCACCGTCGACGCCCTCGAAGAAGAGACGGGTGGAATCGACATCCTCGTCAACAACGCCGGGATGGTCGACGCCCGCGACAAGGTCGAGGACTTCGAGAGCGACATCTGGGACCGCGACATCGCGGTCAACCTCACGGGCGCCTACAACATCACCCGCGAGGTCTACCCCAACATGAAGGAACGCGGCTTCGGCCGTATCATCAGTATGTCCTCGATGGCCGGCTGGCAGGGCGGTTTCGGCCAGCTTTCCTACTCCGCGACGAAGGCCGCCCTCATCGGCTTCGGCAAGACGCTCGCGCTGGAGGGCGCCCAGCACGGCGTCACCTCCAACGTCATCGCGCCGAGCATCGTCGTCGGCCAACTCGCCGACCTCCCCATCGAACAACTCGAAGAGGTCGACGAACACTTCGCCCGCATCGCCAAGGCCACCCCGATGCGGAAACTCGGCAAGGAGGAGGACGTCGCCAACCTCGTCGCCTACCTGTCCTCCGAGCAGTCCAACTACATCACGGGACAGGTCATCGGCGTCACCGGCGGTATCGACCTCTTTTCCTTCTAA
- a CDS encoding nucleic acid-binding protein, whose protein sequence is MTLAAVSDAGPLIHLAEIESLDLLAVFDTLLIPEAVYEEVEKGGLPDALEDISYTRVESDDSGFGEELDAGERAALAAAKEHEAVLLTDDLAARETAKSAGIDVHGSIGIIALGYSRGPLSRDEAAASMRALQNETSLFVTDAVVEHGIRLLDEQ, encoded by the coding sequence GTGACGCTTGCGGCCGTCTCGGACGCTGGGCCACTCATTCATCTCGCCGAAATCGAATCACTCGACCTGTTAGCAGTCTTCGACACGCTCCTGATTCCGGAAGCCGTCTACGAAGAAGTCGAGAAGGGCGGTCTCCCCGACGCTCTGGAGGACATCTCGTATACCCGTGTCGAGAGCGATGATAGCGGCTTTGGAGAGGAACTGGATGCCGGTGAACGCGCTGCATTAGCGGCGGCAAAAGAACACGAGGCCGTCCTCCTGACGGATGACCTCGCCGCCAGAGAAACAGCGAAGAGCGCCGGTATCGACGTGCACGGTTCCATCGGCATCATCGCGCTCGGGTATAGTAGAGGACCCCTCAGCCGAGACGAGGCCGCAGCCAGCATGCGAGCACTCCAGAACGAGACGAGCCTCTTCGTTACCGATGCCGTCGTCGAGCACGGTATCCGACTTCTGGACGAGCAGTAA